A single region of the Lacipirellulaceae bacterium genome encodes:
- the fliN gene encoding flagellar motor switch protein FliN, producing the protein MSEETAQADATAKAAASTSASNVDPAVSAEDMELLLNKAEKALESIDQPEGDVLMPGVRDFQLQDFAGAKANSESASLELMRDVQLDLTIELGRTHMQMREVLKLKQGAVVPLDKLAGDPADIYVNGRLIARGEVLVLNDNFCVRVAELIEGDAED; encoded by the coding sequence ATGTCTGAAGAAACCGCACAAGCTGATGCAACCGCTAAAGCGGCAGCCAGCACTTCTGCTAGCAACGTGGATCCGGCCGTTTCAGCCGAGGATATGGAACTCCTCCTCAACAAGGCTGAAAAAGCGCTCGAATCGATCGATCAGCCCGAAGGGGACGTCCTGATGCCGGGAGTCCGCGATTTTCAGTTACAGGATTTTGCTGGCGCGAAAGCCAATTCTGAATCGGCCTCTCTCGAATTGATGCGCGATGTCCAACTGGATCTGACGATCGAGCTCGGCAGAACCCACATGCAGATGCGCGAAGTCCTGAAACTGAAGCAGGGAGCCGTTGTCCCGCTCGACAAGCTCGCTGGCGATCCGGCAGACATCTACGTCAACGGCCGCCTCATCGCCCGCGGCGAAGTGCTGGTTCTAAACGACAACTTCTGCGTACGCGTCGCCGAACTCATCGAAGGCGACGCTGAGGATTGA
- a CDS encoding flagellar motor protein MotB produces MAIEEEPEPGIPEWVVTFGDMMSLLLTFFIMLVSMSEIKEDEQYQAMVESIREQFGHDMSQASLAPGEIRPRTAQNPSLSEMGRAKKKDTKSGGQDVEAVHGDHKKVQIVRPGDDSSIGGIIYFQEDSAELTEQNRRALVNIIKQISGKPQKIEVRGHTSRKPVDPASGYTDHMDLAYARSRHTKEFLIQEGIDEKRIRLSMAGASEPIYVGVDPDRLASNARVQILMWDERVQDLEPDGTKTAPTDPNL; encoded by the coding sequence GTGGCTATCGAAGAAGAACCAGAACCTGGAATACCCGAGTGGGTCGTTACGTTCGGCGACATGATGTCGCTGCTCTTGACGTTCTTTATCATGCTTGTGTCGATGAGTGAGATCAAAGAGGACGAGCAATATCAGGCAATGGTCGAGTCGATTCGTGAGCAGTTTGGCCACGATATGTCACAGGCTTCCTTAGCACCGGGAGAGATTCGTCCCCGAACGGCACAGAACCCCAGCCTCTCCGAGATGGGCCGTGCGAAGAAGAAGGACACGAAAAGCGGTGGGCAAGATGTTGAGGCCGTCCACGGCGATCACAAAAAGGTTCAGATCGTTCGCCCCGGTGATGATTCGTCGATCGGTGGGATCATTTACTTCCAGGAGGATTCCGCTGAACTTACCGAACAGAATCGCCGAGCACTGGTGAACATCATCAAACAGATTTCTGGCAAACCGCAGAAAATCGAAGTTCGTGGACATACCTCCCGCAAGCCCGTCGACCCGGCCAGCGGCTACACCGACCACATGGATCTGGCGTACGCACGGAGCCGCCATACGAAAGAGTTTCTGATTCAGGAAGGAATCGACGAGAAGCGGATTCGGCTCAGCATGGCCGGTGCCAGCGAGCCCATTTATGTCGGAGTCGACCCCGATCGACTTGCTAGTAACGCTCGCGTTCAGATCCTCATGTGGGATGAACGTGTCCAAGATTTAGAACCCGACGGCACAAAAACGGCCCCAACAGACCCCAATCTGTAA
- the fliP gene encoding flagellar type III secretion system pore protein FliP (The bacterial flagellar biogenesis protein FliP forms a type III secretion system (T3SS)-type pore required for flagellar assembly.): MANAQLVFAQSGISLLPEGVGGPEQWTSPEGISSTLKVMILLTVMSLAPAVLLMTTSFVRILVVMGLLRQAIGTQQLPPSQVITSIALFMTVLLMTPVWSDVYDDAIKPYSDKQISLEEAWQRGTLPVRRFMAGQIRKTNNDADVHLFLKYMQSEIDPETGELYDNYVYFDAKEEERDVPLQALLPAFMLSELKTAFLIGFQVYLPFVILDIVVASVTISMGMLMLPPVLISLPFKLLLFVLVDGWRLVVEMLLESFQVLL, encoded by the coding sequence ATGGCGAATGCGCAGCTGGTGTTCGCGCAGAGTGGCATCTCGCTGCTACCAGAAGGCGTGGGCGGACCGGAACAATGGACGAGCCCGGAAGGAATCAGCTCGACCCTCAAGGTGATGATCCTGCTGACCGTGATGAGCCTCGCCCCGGCGGTTCTGCTCATGACAACCAGTTTTGTGCGGATCCTGGTGGTGATGGGACTCCTGCGACAAGCAATCGGCACCCAGCAGTTGCCGCCAAGTCAGGTGATCACTTCCATCGCCCTCTTCATGACCGTCCTACTCATGACGCCCGTTTGGAGCGACGTCTATGACGATGCCATCAAGCCTTACTCCGACAAGCAGATCAGTCTTGAGGAAGCCTGGCAGCGCGGCACACTCCCCGTGCGAAGATTCATGGCCGGCCAAATTCGCAAGACGAACAACGACGCCGATGTTCATCTGTTTCTCAAGTATATGCAGAGCGAGATCGATCCAGAGACCGGTGAACTTTACGACAACTACGTCTACTTCGACGCGAAGGAAGAGGAACGCGATGTCCCGCTCCAAGCTTTGCTGCCAGCTTTCATGCTTAGTGAGCTGAAGACAGCCTTCCTCATTGGCTTTCAAGTCTATTTACCCTTCGTGATTCTCGACATTGTCGTCGCCAGCGTCACGATCAGCATGGGCATGCTGATGTTGCCGCCAGTGCTGATCTCTTTACCCTTCAAACTGCTGCTCTTCGTCCTCGTCGACGGCTGGCGGCTGGTGGTGGAGATGCTCCTGGAAAGTTTTCAAGTCCTGTTGTAA
- a CDS encoding flagellar biosynthetic protein FliO has product MPSKVPSTISYRRLTLTSALLTLLVTVVIVSSSALASQTLISYQRDQAPATEAPRFRPETDSSPPERFAANRFDTRQSNFPPAEVVRGNLPSKEPRVAAAADPRKLAPSSATDGTINGAAAKTKSPLGLPVSQLFSTAGAGLAIVVGLFLVCAWLWRGGKHNPNAALPQAAFQVLGRAPLVGRTTAQLIQVGNKLVLVAVTADGLQPLTEITDAAEVDRLAGLCMGDKQTSSTAEFQKILRKLAQEPATGFLGAEAA; this is encoded by the coding sequence ATGCCGTCCAAGGTGCCAAGCACGATCTCCTATCGACGACTGACGCTGACCAGTGCGCTACTGACGCTGCTGGTGACAGTGGTAATTGTTAGCAGCTCGGCATTGGCTTCTCAGACGCTGATTTCCTACCAAAGAGACCAAGCACCTGCTACGGAAGCACCTCGTTTCCGCCCTGAAACGGACTCCTCACCACCTGAGCGATTTGCTGCGAATCGGTTTGATACTCGGCAGAGCAATTTTCCTCCTGCGGAAGTCGTGCGCGGAAATCTACCGAGCAAGGAGCCAAGAGTGGCGGCAGCCGCCGACCCAAGGAAGCTGGCTCCATCGTCTGCGACCGATGGCACAATCAATGGTGCAGCAGCCAAAACCAAATCTCCCCTCGGGCTGCCAGTCAGCCAGCTTTTCTCCACGGCAGGCGCAGGTCTGGCGATTGTCGTCGGACTATTCCTAGTCTGTGCATGGCTCTGGCGTGGCGGGAAACATAATCCTAACGCGGCACTACCGCAGGCAGCTTTCCAAGTCCTCGGTCGCGCGCCGTTAGTGGGCCGCACGACGGCCCAGCTCATTCAGGTCGGCAACAAGTTGGTGCTAGTGGCGGTCACCGCCGATGGCCTTCAACCGCTGACAGAAATCACCGACGCAGCAGAAGTCGATCGACTTGCTGGGCTTTGCATGGGTGACAAGCAAACCAGCTCGACTGCCGAATTCCAAAAGATCCTCCGTAAGTTAGCCCAAGAACCTGCGACAGGGTTCCTGGGTGCCGAGGCCGCCTGA